One Primulina huaijiensis isolate GDHJ02 chromosome 8, ASM1229523v2, whole genome shotgun sequence genomic region harbors:
- the LOC140983253 gene encoding protein BRASSINAZOLE-RESISTANT 1-like: protein MMWEAGGSTASSSAAGGAGGSGGGCGDGGGGGDGAGRRKPSWRERENNRRRERRRRAIAAKIYSGLRAQGNYNLPKHCDNNEVLKALCAEAGWIVEPDGTTYRKGCKPCPMEVGGTSTNITPCSSRNPSPPSSYFASPIPSYQPSPSSSSFPSPSRHDANAPPHPFAYLLNSLPTALPSLRISNSAPVTPPLSSPTRIQKQTLTLETLAKESMSAFNIPFFAASAPASPTRAHRFTPATIPECDELSDTSTIDSLKWMNFQAYANAVNVVPTSPTFNLVKPAARQVPSKDATSDKGKGIDFGLVNMAVKPWEGEMIHEVGIDDLELTLGSGNMRN, encoded by the exons ATGATGTGGGAAGCCGGAGGATCGACGGCTTCGTCGTCGGCAGCTGGGGGAGCCGGTGGAAGTGGCGGAGGCTGCGGGGATGGCGGCGGTGGAGGTGATGGAGCGGGGAGGAGGAAGCCATCTTGGAGAGAAAGAGAGAATAACAGGAGAAGAGAGAGGCGGAGGAGAGCAATTGCGGCCAAGATTTATTCGGGGTTAAGGGCGCAGGGGAATTATAATCTGCCTAAGCACTGTGACAACAATGAAGTGCTGAAAGCTCTTTGTGCTGAAGCTGGTTGGATCGTTGAGCCCGATGGCACAACTTATCGCAAG GGATGCAAGCCATGTCCAATGGAAGTAGGAGGGACCTCAACTAATATTACCCCGTGTTCTTCAAGAAATCCAAGCCCTCCGTCTTCATATTTTGCTAGTCCGATTCCTTCGTATCAGCCGAGCCCATCTTCCTCCTCATTCCCCAGCCCGTCTCGCCATGATGCCAATGCTCCTCCTCACCCATTCGCATACCTCCTTAATTCGCTCCCTACTGCTCTTCCATCTCTCCGAATATCAAACAGTGCTCCCGTCACCCCACCTCTTTCCTCCCCCACAAGAATCCAAAAGCAAACTCTCACTTTGGAAACTCTTGCTAAAGAATCCATGTCTGCATTTAATATCCCTTTCTTTGCTGCATCCGCCCCAGCCAGTCCAACTCGTGCTCATCGTTTTACACCAGCTACTATACCCGAGTGCGACGAGTTGTCAGACACCTCGACTATAGATTCCTTGAAATGGATGAACTTTCAAGCATATGCTAATGCAGTCAATGTTGTTCCAACTTCGCCAACTTTTAACCTTGTGAAGCCTGCTGCTCGACAAGTTCCTTCCAAGGATGCCACATCAGACAAGGGAAAGGGCATAGATTTTGGGTTGGTGAATATGGCGGTGAAGCCATGGGAAGGGGAGATGATTCACGAGGTTGGAATTGATGATCTTGAGCTCACACTAGGTAGTGGGAATATGCGAAATTAA